One stretch of Candidatus Brocadiaceae bacterium DNA includes these proteins:
- a CDS encoding cation:proton antiporter, with translation MPISLDIFSEIALLLAIAVAAGALALWLRQPLIMAFIAVGILAGPSGLDWVHSHDQIDLFAKLGIALLLFVVGLKLDPHMVRAMGLVALATGLGQVLFTSLIGYFIALGLGLPTVSALYVAIALTFSSTIIIVKLLSDKRELDSLHGRIAIGLLIVQDFVVILAIIGLSAFVTRGTGNSLGSNLLMVMLKGSAFLAMIGLLMRYVFPVLMGKLARSQELLVLFAIAWAAAMASLGNFLGFSMEVGAILAGVALASTSYRNVIGARLVSLRDFLLLFFFIDLGSQLELSLLGAQLWSAIILSLFVLIGNPLIVMVILGFMGYRKRTGFLVGLTVAQISEFSLLLGALGLSMGHINANILGLITLVGLVTIGLSTYMIKYSHLLYEWLTPWLGIFERTMHHPEDSISAEERKNASPVEVIVFGLGRYGGNVVRELQKRGVRVLGIDFDPEAVTYWREEGLPTFYGDVEDPEFPYALPLSEARWVVSTVLGQEACLTLLHNLRHHGFKGRIALTSHTMKHVISLKQAGADVVLLPFHDAAAEAVDRMMEPTNADPA, from the coding sequence ATGCCCATTTCACTTGATATCTTTTCCGAAATAGCGTTGTTATTAGCTATAGCAGTTGCGGCAGGCGCCCTGGCTTTATGGCTTAGACAACCGCTTATCATGGCTTTTATCGCTGTCGGCATCCTGGCAGGACCAAGCGGGCTTGACTGGGTACATTCCCATGATCAGATAGACCTGTTTGCCAAGCTTGGCATCGCGCTGCTCCTGTTTGTAGTGGGACTAAAGCTTGACCCGCACATGGTTCGCGCTATGGGCTTGGTAGCGCTGGCGACAGGCTTGGGACAAGTGCTGTTCACTTCGCTAATAGGGTATTTCATAGCCCTGGGCCTGGGCTTGCCTACAGTGTCCGCGCTCTATGTGGCGATAGCGCTTACCTTCTCAAGCACTATCATCATCGTCAAACTACTGTCAGATAAACGGGAATTAGACTCCCTTCACGGACGCATCGCAATCGGCTTGCTGATCGTACAAGACTTCGTGGTTATATTGGCGATAATCGGCCTGTCAGCCTTCGTCACACGAGGGACGGGCAACAGTCTGGGCAGCAACCTGCTCATGGTCATGCTTAAGGGGAGCGCCTTCCTTGCCATGATAGGCCTGCTAATGCGTTACGTTTTCCCTGTCTTGATGGGGAAGTTGGCGCGTTCACAGGAGTTGCTTGTCCTGTTCGCCATAGCCTGGGCCGCAGCCATGGCATCGCTGGGCAATTTTCTAGGCTTCAGTATGGAGGTCGGGGCAATCCTGGCAGGCGTAGCGCTTGCTTCCACTTCATATCGCAACGTTATTGGAGCGCGCCTGGTGAGTTTGCGGGACTTCCTGCTCTTGTTTTTCTTTATCGATCTTGGCTCCCAATTAGAACTAAGCTTGCTGGGAGCACAACTATGGAGCGCCATAATACTGTCCTTGTTCGTATTGATCGGCAATCCACTGATCGTCATGGTCATCCTGGGCTTTATGGGTTACCGCAAGCGCACCGGGTTTTTGGTTGGCTTGACGGTCGCACAAATCAGCGAATTCTCACTCTTGCTGGGCGCGCTTGGCCTTAGCATGGGACACATCAACGCCAACATTCTGGGCCTGATCACTCTGGTGGGGCTGGTCACTATCGGACTGTCTACCTATATGATCAAATATTCCCATCTACTCTATGAATGGCTGACTCCGTGGCTTGGCATTTTTGAAAGGACCATGCATCACCCCGAGGACAGCATCAGCGCTGAAGAGCGGAAAAATGCTTCTCCAGTTGAAGTAATCGTCTTCGGGCTGGGCAGATACGGCGGAAATGTCGTGCGTGAATTGCAGAAACGCGGAGTAAGGGTTCTGGGCATAGATTTTGATCCGGAAGCCGTGACTTATTGGCGCGAGGAAGGATTGCCAACATTTTATGGGGATGTAGAGGATCCAGAATTTCCTTATGCGCTGCCGCTCAGCGAGGCTCGTTGGGTGGTAAGCACCGTTCTGGGTCAGGAGGCGTGTCTTACTCTCTTGCATAATCTGAGACACCATGGTTTCAAAGGCCGTATCGCTCTGACATCTCATACTATGAAACACGTTATATCTTTAAAACAGGCCGGAGCCGATGTTGTTTTGCTTCCTTTCCATGATGCGGCAGCAGAAGCGGTCGACAGGATGATGGAACCAACGAATGCCGACCCTGCCTGA
- a CDS encoding formylglycine-generating enzyme family protein gives MDVMLSAALAFLLPFVAVAQTGIASGVGELPLVTVQRDDMVMYESDQKYGNVEGVRKKLLQAHLGDDVVFAQEDAEVSNAYDVIEGKTPANQSENIRGSQSEGGGETSLGLEFVFIKGGCFRMGDEGIDAKPAHEVCLDDFYIGKYEVTQGQWVSIMGNNPSHFKNGDLYPVEQVSWHGVQKFIRKLNQKTSQNYRLPTEAEWEYAARSGGKSEKWAGTNEQEQLADYVWYGNNSGEQTHPVGRKMPNGLGIYDMTGNVWEWCSDYYGYDYYKESPRNNPKGPDRGNSRVLRGSSWSDALRILHVSKRRYYPPTFECNYLGFRLAKTP, from the coding sequence ATGGACGTAATGTTAAGCGCTGCGCTAGCTTTCCTATTGCCTTTTGTGGCAGTCGCCCAAACAGGCATTGCCTCTGGCGTTGGAGAGTTACCGTTGGTAACTGTGCAGAGGGACGATATGGTAATGTATGAATCAGATCAGAAGTATGGAAATGTAGAAGGAGTAAGAAAAAAGCTCTTGCAGGCTCACCTGGGAGATGACGTGGTTTTTGCGCAGGAAGATGCGGAAGTCAGCAATGCCTATGATGTTATTGAAGGGAAGACTCCTGCCAACCAGTCGGAAAATATCCGGGGATCCCAGTCAGAGGGTGGAGGGGAAACATCTCTTGGTTTAGAATTCGTGTTCATAAAGGGCGGTTGTTTTCGGATGGGTGATGAAGGGATTGATGCAAAACCGGCGCATGAGGTATGTCTGGATGATTTTTATATTGGAAAGTATGAGGTGACGCAGGGTCAGTGGGTAAGCATAATGGGCAATAACCCTTCACATTTCAAAAATGGCGATTTATATCCTGTGGAGCAGGTAAGTTGGCATGGCGTGCAGAAGTTTATACGAAAACTCAACCAGAAAACGAGTCAGAATTACCGCTTGCCGACAGAGGCAGAGTGGGAATATGCAGCGAGAAGCGGCGGTAAAAGCGAGAAGTGGGCAGGGACAAATGAGCAAGAACAGCTAGCGGATTACGTATGGTATGGCAATAATTCAGGGGAGCAGACTCATCCTGTGGGACGGAAAATGCCAAATGGTCTGGGCATTTATGACATGACGGGCAATGTATGGGAGTGGTGCTCGGATTATTATGGATATGATTATTACAAAGAAAGTCCTCGTAATAATCCAAAAGGACCAGACCGGGGCAACTCGCGGGTTCTTCGTGGCAGCAGCTGGTCCGATGCTTTGAGGATTTTGCATGTGTCGAAACGCCGCTACTATCCTCCGACGTTTGAGTGCAATTACCTGGGATTTCGTCTTGCAAAAACACCGTAA
- a CDS encoding transcriptional regulator, whose translation MKIRKKVEIVTDSLDVAEVIALLDEIGVSGYTIINNVEGKGGRGLRIGDGLTDMLRNTYIMVVCNDKDVYRIVEAISPIRKKFGGICIVSDVVVISGNVPDVR comes from the coding sequence ATGAAGATCAGAAAGAAAGTTGAAATAGTAACGGATTCTTTGGATGTTGCGGAAGTCATTGCGCTTCTTGACGAAATTGGGGTTTCTGGCTATACGATCATAAATAATGTAGAGGGAAAAGGCGGCAGGGGCTTAAGGATTGGTGACGGGTTGACCGACATGTTAAGAAACACTTACATAATGGTTGTGTGTAACGATAAAGATGTTTACAGAATCGTTGAGGCCATAAGTCCGATTAGAAAAAAATTTGGCGGAATTTGCATTGTTTCTGATGTTGTGGTTATTTCAGGCAATGTGCCGGATGTCAGGTAA
- a CDS encoding sodium-dependent bicarbonate transport family permease — protein MNTSVIIDNLLHPPVLFFFLGMIASFCKSDLKIPEPLPKLFSLYLLFAIGFHGGVELHKTGIDQTVILTLVAAIAMAVIVPIYSFFILKIKLDVYNAAAIAATYGSISAVTFITAVTFLETSGAEPGGYIVAALALMESPAIIVGIIFARIFAKKQDKAEGMEYSEFSWLKVLHEAFLNGSILLITGSLLIGLVSGEKGWDTLSPFAKDIFKGMLSFFLLDMGLVAAKRIGDLKHTGIFLPAFGIVIPVVNACIGISIAKLLGLNQADALVFSVLCASASYIAVPAAIRMSIPEANPSLYVPMALAITFPFNIIVGIPLYFYLISLFWK, from the coding sequence ATGAATACCAGTGTGATTATAGATAATCTGCTCCACCCCCCTGTCCTGTTTTTCTTTCTCGGAATGATTGCGTCGTTTTGTAAATCAGACCTGAAAATCCCCGAACCGCTTCCCAAACTGTTTTCGCTTTACTTACTGTTTGCCATCGGGTTTCATGGCGGAGTTGAACTGCATAAAACAGGAATCGATCAAACCGTTATTTTGACGCTTGTCGCTGCGATAGCAATGGCGGTAATCGTTCCCATATATTCTTTTTTTATTCTGAAAATTAAATTAGACGTATATAACGCCGCGGCGATAGCCGCGACGTATGGTTCGATCAGCGCCGTGACGTTTATCACTGCGGTTACCTTTCTTGAGACATCTGGCGCTGAACCAGGGGGATATATAGTCGCCGCGCTGGCGCTTATGGAGTCTCCGGCAATTATTGTAGGTATTATTTTTGCCAGAATATTTGCGAAAAAGCAGGATAAGGCTGAGGGTATGGAATATAGTGAATTTTCCTGGTTAAAGGTCCTGCATGAGGCATTCTTGAATGGCTCTATTCTCCTGATAACGGGGAGTTTGTTGATTGGCCTCGTTTCTGGTGAAAAAGGCTGGGATACGTTAAGCCCCTTTGCAAAGGATATATTTAAGGGGATGCTCAGTTTTTTCCTGCTTGATATGGGGCTTGTGGCAGCAAAGAGGATTGGAGATCTGAAACATACGGGTATATTTTTGCCCGCCTTTGGCATAGTAATTCCTGTTGTGAATGCCTGTATTGGTATTTCTATCGCAAAACTCCTGGGATTAAATCAGGCCGATGCCCTCGTGTTTTCTGTGCTCTGTGCCAGCGCCTCTTACATTGCCGTGCCTGCGGCCATTCGAATGTCAATTCCGGAGGCAAATCCGAGCTTGTATGTTCCGATGGCTCTGGCGATTACCTTTCCTTTTAATATTATTGTTGGTATACCATTATATTTTTATTTAATTTCACTATTCTGGAAATAA
- the purE gene encoding 5-(carboxyamino)imidazole ribonucleotide mutase gives MKKIGIVMGSDSDITIIKEAVNTLQKFGVDFDVNIVSAHRSPEKAYAYAVEAEKKYEVIIAGAGGAAHLAGVIASITPLPVIGVPMPTTGLGGLDSLLSTVQMPSGVPVSTMGIGKAGAINAALLAVQIVSVANPALRQKIALYKKQLSDEVSEKDQGVRTKLGLE, from the coding sequence ATGAAAAAGATTGGTATCGTAATGGGGAGTGATTCGGACATAACGATAATAAAAGAGGCCGTAAATACGTTACAGAAATTCGGAGTGGATTTTGATGTGAATATTGTGTCTGCGCATCGTTCACCGGAGAAAGCCTATGCGTATGCGGTAGAAGCAGAAAAGAAGTATGAAGTCATTATTGCCGGGGCAGGGGGGGCCGCGCATCTGGCTGGTGTCATCGCCAGCATAACGCCTCTTCCCGTTATCGGAGTTCCCATGCCGACCACGGGTCTGGGAGGTTTAGATTCGCTCTTATCCACCGTGCAGATGCCATCCGGTGTTCCTGTTTCCACAATGGGCATTGGAAAGGCAGGGGCAATTAACGCTGCACTACTGGCAGTTCAGATTGTAAGCGTGGCGAATCCCGCATTGAGGCAGAAAATAGCGCTGTACAAGAAACAACTGTCTGATGAAGTTAGCGAAAAAGATCAGGGGGTAAGAACAAAACTGGGCTTGGAGTAA
- the acsB gene encoding acetyl-CoA decarbonylase/synthase complex subunit alpha/beta — translation MSKIICSAAIRGAYQIVDKADKKLSEAIDQKGRECKVEFPNTAYYLPIIYSMTGKAVKTLEDCVHIMGEARSMLPPLPAEKHWVPYLGHTLDAGMATLFAEEVYEACKYLIGPHPVDGIWLGAADDIIMRERGIEFVDGTAPGFAAIVGCAPDADTAVKIARELQQKNLYVFIQSDNLGISFAEQLEEKGVQMGWDTRLVPFGKETSAAVYSLGFANRAALSFGNVPPGAARRNLLYNKNRIFAFVLALGTAVTDEQYANAAGAINYGFPTITNIDIPEILPTGVCTYEHVVSRVPVEKIVEKCIEVRGLKISVHKLDIPVAYGPAFEGERIRKDDMQIEIGGPGVPAFEFVCTRENDEIEDGKIEVVGPDLEELPQGPGVSLGIFVEVSGRKMQPDFEPIFERQMHRFLGEAQGIFHMGQRDIIRHRISKEAFKAGLKIKHIGDIIHSMFHSEFAALIDKVQVTLYTKKEDVEEKLEEVRAAYAERDARLEGMTDESANLFYSCTLCQSFAPSHVCIVTPERSGLCGSVSWLDGKAGYEINPTGPNQPIEKGTPISENLGQWEGTNEFLLNSSNRALDKVSLYSIMTDPMTSCGCFECISAMLPMTNGIMVVDRDFTEMTPSGMKFSTMAGTVGGGLQTPGFMGHSKFYLGSKKFISADGGLARLVWMPKALKEEMEETLIQTAAELGLDDFINKIADETIAQTEEEVAEYMQKVNHPALSMDPMF, via the coding sequence ATGTCAAAGATTATTTGTTCAGCCGCGATTCGCGGCGCTTATCAGATTGTAGATAAAGCGGATAAAAAGCTGTCGGAAGCGATTGATCAAAAAGGCCGCGAATGTAAGGTGGAGTTTCCCAATACGGCGTATTATCTGCCGATTATATATTCTATGACGGGCAAGGCGGTAAAAACGCTGGAAGACTGTGTTCATATAATGGGTGAAGCGAGAAGCATGTTACCGCCGTTGCCCGCGGAGAAACACTGGGTTCCCTATTTAGGGCACACCCTGGATGCCGGTATGGCGACACTTTTTGCGGAAGAGGTGTATGAGGCCTGTAAGTATTTGATTGGTCCTCATCCCGTTGACGGCATATGGCTTGGCGCGGCGGATGACATTATTATGCGTGAGCGCGGTATTGAGTTCGTTGACGGAACGGCTCCTGGTTTCGCTGCAATCGTGGGATGCGCCCCTGATGCTGACACCGCGGTTAAAATAGCCAGGGAATTACAGCAGAAGAATCTGTACGTGTTTATCCAGTCCGATAATCTGGGCATTTCTTTTGCGGAGCAGTTGGAGGAGAAGGGTGTTCAGATGGGCTGGGATACCCGGCTGGTGCCGTTCGGGAAGGAAACCTCCGCGGCCGTGTATTCTCTTGGCTTTGCCAACAGGGCCGCCCTTTCTTTTGGGAATGTGCCTCCCGGGGCTGCCAGGAGAAATCTTCTTTATAATAAGAACCGTATTTTTGCGTTTGTGCTGGCTTTGGGTACCGCGGTGACCGATGAGCAGTATGCGAATGCCGCCGGGGCTATTAATTACGGTTTTCCGACGATAACCAACATTGATATACCTGAAATTTTACCTACCGGCGTGTGCACCTATGAACATGTTGTTTCCAGGGTGCCGGTGGAGAAGATTGTTGAAAAATGTATAGAGGTTCGTGGTTTGAAGATATCCGTCCATAAATTGGATATTCCCGTGGCGTATGGTCCAGCCTTTGAGGGTGAGCGTATAAGAAAAGATGACATGCAGATAGAGATCGGCGGGCCGGGTGTTCCTGCCTTTGAGTTTGTATGTACCAGGGAAAACGACGAGATAGAGGACGGAAAGATAGAGGTTGTCGGGCCTGATTTGGAGGAGCTGCCCCAGGGGCCCGGTGTGTCATTAGGTATCTTTGTCGAGGTGTCTGGCAGAAAGATGCAGCCGGACTTTGAGCCCATTTTTGAACGACAGATGCACCGGTTTCTGGGAGAGGCCCAGGGGATTTTTCATATGGGCCAGAGGGACATTATTCGTCATCGTATCAGCAAGGAGGCGTTTAAAGCGGGATTGAAGATTAAGCACATTGGCGATATTATTCATTCCATGTTTCATAGTGAGTTTGCTGCTCTCATAGATAAGGTGCAGGTGACGTTATATACGAAAAAGGAGGATGTAGAAGAGAAGCTGGAAGAGGTGAGGGCTGCATATGCGGAGCGTGACGCCCGATTGGAAGGCATGACCGATGAATCAGCAAATCTTTTTTATAGTTGTACGCTGTGTCAGAGTTTTGCCCCGTCTCATGTTTGTATTGTTACCCCTGAACGTTCAGGGTTATGCGGTTCCGTGAGTTGGTTGGATGGAAAGGCCGGTTATGAGATAAATCCGACGGGTCCGAACCAGCCGATAGAAAAGGGGACGCCTATTAGCGAGAATTTGGGGCAGTGGGAAGGGACGAATGAGTTTCTGTTGAACAGTTCGAACAGGGCGCTTGATAAGGTGAGTTTATATAGTATAATGACGGACCCGATGACGAGTTGCGGGTGTTTTGAGTGTATTTCCGCGATGTTGCCTATGACGAACGGGATTATGGTTGTAGACCGTGATTTTACCGAGATGACTCCGAGCGGGATGAAATTTTCTACGATGGCGGGCACCGTGGGCGGAGGGTTACAGACGCCGGGTTTTATGGGTCATAGCAAATTTTATCTGGGAAGTAAAAAGTTCATTTCTGCGGACGGGGGGTTGGCCCGTCTGGTATGGATGCCGAAGGCGTTGAAAGAGGAGATGGAAGAAACGTTGATCCAGACGGCTGCGGAGCTTGGGTTGGATGATTTTATCAATAAAATTGCGGATGAAACGATCGCGCAGACTGAAGAAGAAGTTGCGGAATATATGCAGAAGGTAAATCATCCGGCTTTATCCATGGATCCGATGTTTTGA